A segment of the Zonotrichia albicollis isolate bZonAlb1 chromosome Z, bZonAlb1.hap1, whole genome shotgun sequence genome:
CTTTGCTTAATAACTGTGCTCTGCACAGATTTTTGAGAAGTCTCTTGCTGATTCTAATATGCATAATAATATGGCCTACTGAACATAAAACACAGGTTATTTGCTTAGTAATAGTCATGTTTTGCATAAAGCTGGAGAATTGAGCCATGGAGCAAGAAAAATAGAACAGGTACAACATAAGGAGGCTGGAGAATGGTTCTCATTTTATAAAATGTCTTATGAGATCTGGAAGTCTTCTCCCTTCACTGAACTTCAAATATCCTGTGCAGGTGTCTCACTTGTTCATTACTCTGCTACTGAAAACACTCCCACTGGTGTTggctttgtggggttttggtgtttgtttttggCTTTTTATAATCTGGAGTTTATATTTAATCAACTAGACTTTTCTTTGTCACCTTCTAAAGAAGCTGAGGAAAACCCAAAGCATCActtctgtgatctctgcaggTGGAAATGAATCATGTCTGCCTAAAGtaggggaaagagaaaaggactGGCAGCCCTGGCTTCCATACttataagaaaataagaatatcaTCTAAAGAAGTTTCATCAGTCTCCCAGGAAGAGATGGCAGTACTGTACCTAGTGCAAGCTGCTATGCACTCACATGAATTTAAGttctttttcaaattaaaaagaaattgttaGAAAAAGAGAGCACCATTCCTGGCTCCAGCATGAATCCAGCTGGTAGGATGTCAATCCTGGTTTCAGCATCAATCCATCTGCATTGGCCTAGCCCATGAGATGTCCAGGGTCCTGggggcactgcctgggcttgGGGGGATGCCTCTTTATGGGCAGGTTTCCTCACCCCAAAGATGTGTTTTCCACTTTCTCTGTTAATTAATCATCATGTGCAGTCCATTCTCCCAGTCTTTCTGGAAGTGGGTGGAGGGCTTCAGGGGTCTTGGGTAGTTTTAATCCCACCCTGTAGTCCATGTCCATTTCCTGTGCTATGTTGTGGTTGTTTGTCACAGAAAAATGCCCTATCTCTGGCCCCTCTTCTCCAGCCAAAACTTGATATTTCTCATGGCCATGTTAATAACAGCAATCCTTGGTTATTCCAAAACAATTCTTGTCTGTTATTTCCAACAGACCTTGGCTGGCTTCATGGCCATCCATTTATCTGTGTTTGAGACATACACATTACCCTCTTATCTTCTGGGAgtcaagagcagaaaaagatcTCACTTTAGGGCCTTGTTTAGATGACTCCAGGAGAGTGGGAATTTTCCACCATAGCCACAATTTCAGTCAGTAACTTCCTTTGAAGGTTTGCTGAAGAAAAATAGGATAACAGCCACTTGGGTTGTTATTCTGACAAGAAAAATAAGTTGCCAAGGCTGTTCATTAAAAAACAGGTGCTTGTCAGATGCCTGTTAGATCTTGGGAACTGACAGTGTCTCTGAGACTCTCAACATGGGCTTAGTCCAGGTGCAGTTTGTCAAGGCCGAGGCTTAATGAGCATTTCCCAGCTTGTAGTGCAGGCACCACAACCCACCCCATGACCAAAGTCAGCttctctgggtctctgctccCAGACATGAGTCCTCCAAGTTTTGGAAATGCTGAATAGCAGAGGACACTACAGCAAATGCCTGCTGGAACTCTGATCAATTCAAGGCCTTGGCACCATGAGCAGCTGCACTGAGCATTGTTGTCAAAGGCTCTGCTTCTCTTTTACTGCAGGAATCTCTAtggcaaaagaaaatattggcCACAGAAACTTCTAGGACATAGACTTTTGTAATTCTGGTATGAAATTTTGAATTCTCTAAGGAAAATACACTGTCACAAATCTCCTCACTTTCTGCTGAAGGGACAAGACAGATTTCTTCCACTCTGCCTTTCTCATTAAAGACAATGTGCTCTAAATACATGCATATATTTGCATATACATATAAAAATGTATATGTCAATTTTAAACTTGCAGACAAAAAACCCTCCTTATCTATGATTTTGTCTCTCTGAAAAAGATGGGAGAGGAATCACATGGGATAAATGCTGCTATCACACACACTGCATATTGCTAAATACATTGCTTGAGTCTACTGACAAGATCACAGCAAAAAAGCTGAACTGATAAAATTCATAGTTAAATTGTGTGTAGTTTATTTTTTAGTATGTTCTGGACATGATTTTATATTAATGTCTTTCCTCCTCTCTGGTTTCAACATTTAGAgttttgtaaataaatttaCTCTATGGATGGCATTATGGGacattttcaaaagcatttgCTGTATGTAGGAAACCAAATGTAAGTGGCTTTGACTGAGATTTTGGTCTcttgcacagagctctgaaaCCATGCTCTAAATGTGGGTAAACACTGGGGGAATACTAAAAAAATATCTTGGCTTTTGGGCCTGGACACTAAAGATCAAGCTGCAGCGCTTGGGAAGTGAGATCAGAGTGGAGAAGCTCTCCCAGTTATTTCTGATCATAGCGTGTGACTTAGGGATGAGCCGGAGCCCACCTTCTGGAAAACAGTTTGTCTTGTTTCAAACCCACCTCACAAGGGTTTAACAGATTTCCCTCAGCAATCTGTTCGCGTCGTTGATTACCCTCCTCgctaaaaatgttctttttacTACAAGTTTACATTTTATTGCCGAGACGTGTGAAACTCCAATTACAGATAGTTCCCATCTGTGACAGAGAGAGCCCTCCCATGTGGGCAACCCAAAGATCCAGCTTCATCTCATACCTGTAAGGAGATAAGCACGTGTGGGCTGTTCCCTGCAGCTGTGTttcacagctggcacaggactgCATTCTTACCTTAGAGAGGTGATGGGTTTTCCCTTGGGACGCTGCGAACAGCAGCGGTGCTTCGGTGGGGAGCAGGAAAGCAATCGGGCTCCCTATTGCTCGACTGAATTGAGTAGAAGGAGTGCATAGGGTGAAAGGGTGGGTGGTAATTATTCACGCAGTGGCagtgatttgatttttttccgtATTGTTTTCAAAGAACCTTAATGTGAGTTTGGGTGATAGGCGCCGCTTAACCTGCCAGCCAAGGCTGGGGCAAGGCTGCCGCCTAGTGCTCACTGTTATCTATCAAAAGGTATTGCTGCAGTCAGGTTCAGgtgtgaaaaacaaagcaagcagCAACATCTCAAATTAGCAAAGCTTTGGAAACCACGCAGGCTTACATACTTGTTATCtgaaaaggattttaatgaattgctctgccatcaggctcagttTGCTTCATCTTTGTTATTTTGTGGCTCTGGCACTAATGACAGGCTGCTAACTGTGAGCCACATGTTTTTAACTCTCTGTCAGAATGTACTAAGAAAATTCCCAGTAAACTCCCAGAATCATGTGGGGCTCgttaaaaaatatttggaaacaaTGAAACTTCTTGCTCTGGAACTTCATTCTCAAAATCAACTTTGTTTTGAAAGAAATCTCTTTCACACTGTGTGTTTCCTTTCAtcctgcaggggaaatggctgGAATGGTTTCTCTCAGTGTTCTCTGTTCCTTAAACTTAAAACCATCTAGGAAACTGGAGCAGTTAGTTCATACAGATTCTAGCACTCCATCTTATGCACATTACACTTTCTGCAGGACTATAAGCATGAACTCCTGAGTCCCTTGGCAACATTTAGTTGTGTGCATACAGAGTGCGTGTTTGCCACCATATGAACTGGTGCTTGCACAAAATCAGTAGAGCTGAGCCTATGCATAACTGCTCAGAAAAGGTCCAGTATGTAAATGCAAGAGGATATTTCACATCATTTAACAGTATTGGGTTTGTACTCCTAAAGTTTTTCTCTGAATTACCTGAAACATCTTCCTCCATTTTCcagtggctttttctttttttttaatgaaacaggGGGTTTGTCACATCTTTGCTGATTTAGCATTTGTCCGGGTAGGAAAGAAAGATGCATTTCTGGTGGAACCCCTTTTTATGTTTGGTTTGCCCTTTCCCACAGATGTACATCACAAGCACAATTAAAACAAAGAGTAGCAGGCTAGCCAAGCCCGTGCTGTGTCTGGGAACCCTGTGTGCTGCCTTCCTCACTGGGCTAAATCGAGTGTCTGAGTATCGAAACCACTGTTCGGATGTGATTGCAGGCTTCATCCTGGGGAGTGCTGTAGCCTTGTTTCTGGTAAGTCCGTCAGTCCTTCTGTGTTCCCTTTAAATATAtcacagtggggaaaaaaaaagaaaacaacaaaaaaaaaccacccaaaaatatTGTAATTACTTGTAGCCTGCAAGATCTAATTATAGCTCCATCTAATTAAAAGTATTATCAAAGAAAATCCTAATAAGAAATGAGGTTCATACTAATTGGTATGCATTTGGTAGCATTtgtacattttatatattttaattatctGAATTACTCTCAATGTTCTTACTTGATCTGTCCTGGAAAATGCTGCAAAAGGTGGTGTAGATTTCAATATCGAAAGGAGGGTGTGCTTGAGACTCCTTCTTTGTGTTGCAAAACCCCTCTGTGTGCCTTGCATTTGGCAAAAATGTGAGGTACAGGGTGTTtctggggctctgagctgtgATCCTGGTTCTCCATTTTGTTTTGGCCCATAAAAGAAGTGCAGTAGAAGGGAAGGTCAGGGTAAATTCCCTTGGAGATAAAACTACCTCCCTTTGCAGCTCTTAGAGACAAGCTGAAATTGTTGCCCCCTCACAAATATACTAAAATATATCAAAGGTCTTCCCACAGAATCCAGGAAGAGCATCTCTCCAGACTCTGAGTGTAACCGGCTCTCCTGTGGGCTGTATGGTTTAAATGTTTTGTTTGGTGAGAGGTCTCTTGCTGAGGATTTACTCACACAGCAAGCAGTCCAGGTCACTCTCACTATTACCAAGAAATGTGCCTGGTCCCATTTAATCAAAATATGCTTCAAAACTATCCACTGCATAGCAACAGACACTTTATCCCTGTAATCAGGAGGGATTAGGTTTCAAAGATCCCTTAAATCTCGATTGTCCtgtcactgatttttttttctattctgtaCTTGAAAAAGCATCAACAAACCTTCAAACGTCATTTATTCCTGCGCTCATTTCAGATAAAAAGATGTCTACAGCCTCTGACCTGAATCTCCTTGACTTTAATGTGAATAATTTGTCTGGttcctgctgggaagggcagTTTAAATCTCACCCATGCAATTTAAGAGGCAGCTGCCCCATTCATCAGGCCAGGACAGTGTCTGTGCTCCCAGCGCCTGTTGGTGGCAGTGACAGCCCGTCCCCAGCTGTATTTTGACCTTGCAGACCTTCTGGCACCCTGCAAGTGTCACAAGCTGAATTTCAGAGTGGTGGAAGGGGTCTCCCCAGAGGGGTGCTGTCAGATCCCTGGCACAGATCCTGCTGGCACAGGACCCACCCAGGTTGCAGCCTGCTTCTTGCTCGGGTCTGTGGCAGTGAAGGGGGACAGCCAGCAAGAAATCACTCCACCAGAAAACATGTCAGCAGCTCCTGTGTACCTTCTTTTTTCCATGTCCTCAAGCTGCCCGCTCCTGTGCATGGTTGCTCTTACTGGCATCACCATCACCATATGGGTGCTGTGAGTCTGGTCATGCATAAGGGAGGGATCTGTGGGATAAACACCACAGCAGTGGTGCTGGAAGCATGCAGGAATGGTGCTAAATGGTGTCATCCAGATGTGAGGGAGGTAAAACCATCCACAGAGCTGTGGTTTGGAAATTACAAAGTCAGAGTCTGAAGGGAGTATTTGGCCAGTAAAGGACGTCATTTGGGTAGTCTGTGGTTCTGGGAGGATAAGGCATAGATGGGGGTCTCTGCTGTGGCCAGTGTGAAATGTAAGAGGGCTGAGAATGGTTCCTCACCGAGGCAATCCATCGTGCCCAGCCATGCCAGTGACCacactgcagcccagggctgacACAGATAATGCCTTGAATCCAAACCCAGGTTAAATTCTTTCAGTTGAGCCCCACGTGGGTAATTCATTCCCCCTCCAGGTTTTTCCTAGGGAGGGAACACACTGACCTCaccttgtttttttcctgcattgcACAGGGGATATGTGTTGTCCATAACTTTAAGGGCAGTCATGCAGCTCCTTCTAAACCGAAGCCTGAAGACCCACGAGGAATGCCACTAATGGCTTTTCCCAGGGTGGAAAGTCCTCTGGAGACACTGAGTGCACAGGTACTGTAAATCTCCTATCCAGACCATCACCAAGCATATTTTCTCTTGCATCAGAGTAAAAAAGTAGTTTTTTACCTGACCACACATGCCTCATTTCAAGCCCATTGAACAGAGTGAATCTGCATCACAGCAGAGTTTATTTTGAGGCATTAATCCCTGAAACTATCAAACACTGTAGATCTTCTGCCCCCATACATGTCCATAGCTAAAGAAGTAGGATTTCATATGCCTCACAAATTTTTGCTTAGAAGAATAGAAAACTgagagaaaagtaaaaataattctgcCTATTTACATTCCAGAAAACTTTTTGGGATGTACGAAGGATTTACTCTTTCCTGAAGATAAACTAGTCTGTCCTCAAAAATATTACAGAGATTAGGTTTCTTGTCCTTATTACTGTACAGTATCTTCTAGAATAGGAAGACATCATATACCTTTTTCTATCTCTTAATTcatcagaagaaaaattattagCATTCTTTCAAGCCTGCAAAAAAATAGCTAGTGGGAATATCAACATTGACAGTGTTTCTGTTGAAACTACTACATTTAAATGGCTTGTGTTGGCATAACTGCATCACATCCAGTCCTTTGAAAACAGACAAGTGGAAGCTGCCAGAAATTCTGGGAACAAGGATAAACTGTAGTTGATGAGTTATTTGAAATACACTGGTGTAATTTATTTGGTCTTTAAATTGTACTTCCTTTATTAGATGGGCTGTCATATATGATGTGTGGCAAGATCAATAGTGACTTTTGTTAAACTCTttgtgaaataaaaaaggaattaaaaagaggaatttaaagaaaaggggaaaaatacagTCACTAATGTCTGGAAATACTTTGCTTAATTGAAGAGTCAATTTTGATTAATCAAAGCTTTACTGGAAGACTTTCCACTAAATCTGCAGAACTGTGTGCATTAGATGAGCTCTTGATGGGGTTATAGTTCAGAAACCAAGTGCTACTTATATATCCACATGGTGTTGTGTAGGGCTGAGCAGGTGAAAATATTCATGACCTGTGAGAAACATTTTGTCCAGTCAGCTGTTTATAGCTACTGGACTGTGAAATGCAGGTAGGGTCTGAACTTTAACTGTTGGTGTCCACCAGAAATCAACAAGGTAATTTTCTTAAATTATAAATGTTGACCATACATCTACAATGCAGGTTTTGTGAGCCAGGGTTTTTCCCACTGCTTTTTCTTATAACTGAGGGTTCTTCCACACTAGTAGAGTATGTCAGTGCCAGACTGCTGTACACAAACATTCATGTgtttgccttttcctctctgcagAACCACTCTGCCTCTATGACTGAAGTAACCTGAGATGGAAGATCAGCAGCCGAAGCTATTTTTTACTACCCTCCAGTAAAACACTCCAAGACACACAGTTACTAAATGTCTAACTGTGATGACCAGTATTATGTTATGTCTAGTTAGAGGCTAATGTTTTGTACTTTTTTTGTATGAGGAAGTGATGTAGCTTGCCCTGATTTTTTGTCAGCTTTAATATTATTATGCCAGactttaaaagcaaaacagaaaaagaacaaaaaaaaacccttttcttGTTTAAAGTGTGCACTGAGGAACTACATCTATGGAATTGTTGATGTTGTTATGTGATATTTgtacacaattttttttcttctcagtttTGAATTTATATatcttggggggaaaaaaatttcacTTTTACCTTTTCTTACCATAAGAAGGGTCAGATTCTCATCTGAGTAAACTCAGCATGGATCTGAAGTAATTGCATACATTTAATTCGTATTATAATAACAGTGATTGGGAATCTAACCTGAATGATACTATCaacaagaaacaaaaatccATCCTTGATTCACTGAGCTACTTAAGTGTTCCCTGGGACTTGAAGGACTTCAGTTCCCAGACTAGAAGCATGTCCTTAAGCACCTCACTGAATCAAAGCCTGATTGTTCTGGTGTGGGTGATTGTGCCAGTTATTGAAGAATGACTAAAACAACATCCTCAGTCTGCAGTATAGACAGACTGAACATCAAAATTTATAGTAGTAGCTGATAGCATGTGAGCTGACTATATCATCTCCCTAGATCCTCATTCCTCCCCGAGGCCCAGCTAAAGCTCCCAGTGAAACCTGGCTTCAGGAATTGACTATGGGGATATACAGCCACCACTGCGGGGCTGAGGCTGCGCTTTAAGTGTTTCATCATTTCATCATAGATTTGTGGGGTAACTAGTGACACTGGTGCAAaggaaaagtggcaccactCCTTCACCAGGGTGGCATTCCTTGGCATTCAAATTGGCATGGCCAAGAAGCCAGTTTTGCTGCCCAAAATATGTTTCTTTTCCTAAGGGGCTTTGAtaagccaagaaaaaaaaaagaaaggaaagacaagaaaagacagaaagaaagaaatacagaaagacagaaagaaagaagctGAGTCCGTAGTAGCagtctgcattttctttttgtaaatTCTGCCATACAgaatttatattaaaactgCTATATTACAATTTAACAACTTTGTCTAAGCATTATAAAGACAACAAAGTGTGGGTTGGGGATGggaagaacaacaaaaaaaagcctGTTTACAATGGTTAGAACTAGGGCAAAGGCTTCCTTAAATGATTTTTCACTGTTTCTAGGATTTTCCTGCATCTCATTCTTCTAGCATGGTGATAACTGCTGTGTGTCTCCTTTAAAGAATGGAGCCTCTGTACTTTTACTGGAATGTTTACCTCACATTTCCATGTTGGTTcttcttggcttttttttttgtatattttttccaaaacagaagcaaaaaaaaattattaaaaaagcaAACGTGAGCCAGTCTTTCATTTCCCTATGACACAAAGAAAACCTGGAATGTCTGTGTCTGGTCATGCGGtgtttcttccttctcctgacTCTACTGATGTCTGCATCTGGCTTAGGAATATAAGGATCAGACTGGGGCCATGCTTTCTGTGCCCATGAGGAGCCTTTGCTGAGTGTTCTGGGTTCCTCACTGCAGCTGTAATCCAAGTTCCAAAGGGAAAAATCTGTTCTGAGTCATTTTATTAAGAAATACTCTCCCAAGCTGGCATTTGCACACTTTCTTCTGATCTTCACTACTGGTCTGACCTAAAACAAAGAAAGATGTATGGGCAGGACAtctattttttcatttataattCAATTCAACTGAAGTGACAAACTTTTAAAAGCCCAGGGATAAAGTGATTAAGCATCTAGAAGTTTTGCCCTTCCATGGCCCAGGTGCTGTGTGCAAGACTTTGATGTCATTTCAGATTTCTGCTTCTTCAGTTTGTTACAACCAGTAaaatgctttgcatttcagaCACCCACGTGTGATCCTCTTCCTTTGTACTTCCTGTGCTGATGGAAGCACGGGGTCTGCACCTCCAAGGGACTGGAAACGTCTGAGATCAGGGAAATGGCAGTTTGACTCAACTCAGACAGAGCAAAACTCTAGGCAAGCTGCTGTGAGCTCCTTCCTTGCCTGTCCCAGTTCCCAGTCGTATTTCACTCTGTTCTGATCATATTACATGAGCTATCAAAGTCACATCCTGGGAGAGACACAGAAAGGGGAATGAGCACAAAGTGCAGCTACAACTGGAAGTGTTTTGTCAGACAGTGCTAAAGATTAAACAAGGAAGTGCAGCTATCTGTGGTTTTGATGGAAGGAGGTAATTTCATGAAAAAGTAACTTCCAATTCACTGTTCCCAAACAGCCTCTGAAGCCAACAAGATGACAGAGTTAGCCATTTGTCACACTGTGCTTTCCCAGAAGCTGCAGGGGAGGGATTTGTGAACATTCAGCCTTCCATGGTGATCAGTGAAACATCcccagggcactcaccccaGCTCACCCCGTAGTGGAACACATAGCTGCACACTTACACTATTCTGTAATTCTCCAAGAgtcaaaaggagaaaagaaagcatttcTTAAATTTCTTCAGAGCTTCTGAAAAGAAAGCAGCACTTGAGAAGTTTGCTCAGTTACGAAAGTGAGCGCTGTAACACACAAAAGCAGCAGTGCCTGAGTGTGCTTCGTGCACCTGCACACTGAAAAGAAACAGGGGAGCAAGGGTTCAAGGCTTGGAGTGGTATAACCAGGACATTTCTGGACCACTCCCAGAAAAATCACACAGACTCTCAAACTCATTGTAAACAACTTGTTTTATAGAAAACACTCATAAAATACTATGCATTTCTCGgactgtttattttcttatcatCCTGACTACATATGATTAAAAGCAGATCTGCATCACCTCTTAGATGCGAAGAAAAtctaaaacccaaaaaaacttaaaaaacaaGGCCCTTTACAGACATTGGAGAATTCAACAAGATGCCTCGACAGTAGCTTATTTTTTAGTGCTGTTGGAGACTTCACCATTACTGAGTGATTTCAGTGAACTGAAATTCACAGCTCTCACCCTGGCCAGGCACAGGGATGCTGCGTGGGGGGGACTCACTGCTGCCAGACGATTTTCAGGTTCGGGGGCAGCTCTGCGGCCGCGAGTTCATCCATCTTGCTGCCGCCGCTCACGGGGCTGCGGTAGAAGCCCAGCACGTCCCCGGCGCGGCGCATGTGGTGCAGCTGTGAGTTGGGGACGGCGAGTCCCAGCTCCGCCGCCAGCCCGGCCAGCAGGCGGTGCTTCAGCCGCTTCTCCTGCAGCGGAGCCTGCTGCCAGTCCTGGGGAACAGAGGGCCCGAACACCTCCCGGacgtgggactccaggcagctctgcaggtccTCGGGCGGGACGAAGCTCCGGCGGCGGGGTGGGGGCTGATTCAGGCTGGGCTCgctcctctcctcctgctcagGAACCACTCCGGCTGCTTCCACGgctctttcctccttcctgctgGCACCAGAACACATTTTCAGCCTCAGGCTACTCAAGACATAGTCAGAGCATTTTTGTATTCACGGTGTTTTAAACCACTCAATCCAGACACTCCACACATCCCATGGACTCATCAGGTCTGTTGGCCAGAAGTGCACAGGCCTTCCCCGAGTGCTGCTCCCCACATAGGCTGCCTCCGCAGAGCAACCACCCACCCACCTTCTATCACGGGTCTGAGTGAAAACAGCATTTTAACAAGATTAGTTACTTCTTTTCTGTTACAGCTCCGTTTTCTAATTTGCTGTGAATAACAAGCATATCAGAAAATAACCACtactacagaaaaaaatcagtgccCATAcgtaaaaaaaatcattactagtttttaagtaaaaaaattttGCCTTCTCATATGCCCCAATCTAGTCAATAACCTATAGGTGGTTCCACGCAAAATGTTACAGAGAAGATGGTTTTCATTCCCGCTAAATCCCTCTCTTCCCACACCTAACAAAAGCAGTAACAGTTCTaaaggctccagccctgcaccaCTGCACCCTCACCAGCAGTGCACCTCGGTGGGCGCTGCTTGCCCAGAAAACCTGTGGAGTTTCCTTCCCTAGGGACATTCCAAAGCCATAGACAAACCTTGCGGGCTTTGCTCAGGCGGTGCCGGGCTAAACGACCTCCAGAGAGCCACGGCCCGGTGCAAGCCCAGCATGCGGACAAGGCCAGAAGCCACCCCCGGAGCCACCCTGTGCCCTGTTGTACCTGCGGCCGCCCCACAGCGCCCTGAGCCCCGCGGGGCCGAGTCCCGGCCTCTGCCGCACCGCCACCCGCAGCGCCCGCACCGCCGCCATGCTGCGGGCGCGCCGGGCGCCTTCCGCGGCCGCAGAGAGTGACGCGTTTCTTCCGCGTCCCCCACAGCCTCATGGGAAATGTAGTCCATCCCCTCAAGCCAACCCCCTTGCTGGGAAACGGAATGTGTGGAAATTTAGGAAAAGGCTTTCTTTGGTGTTTGGTCTTTGTGCGCTTTCAGGCTTAATCGGCAGGAAGGGAGATTTTGGCCCGGTAACAAAAACCAGCCAACAAGCTGGAAGTGATGGCCAGGCCTTGGAAAGGCAGGTGACTTCTTGGTTGAGTTGCCATGTCGAGGTGTAGGGCCTGAGAGGCTTCAGTGACCTCAGACACAGGGCAGGTCAGCAAGGCTTGGGAACAAGGATGCACCACTGATGGTGGACACAAAGAATGCAGAATTTATGGGCACAAGGACATTTGGCAGAACCCCTGAGGAAAGGAACAAGCTGATAAAGCCAATGCAGCAACTCTGCTGAATCAGCTCCTGCAGGGTAAAAGGCCATTCCTGCAGAGGCAGACCATGGCCATCAACTCACAGCCACCAATTTAAGAAACCACTGACTGAAAAGAAAGACTGAGCATGCAGCCTAATTAGCGTGGGCAGCTAGAGGCTCATTAACTGACAGAAGACAGAATACTAATTATTATGAAAACTAGATAACATGTAGTCAATGAATATTAATTCCTTTTACTGTGTACATACATAGGGGAGAATTTTGGTCATCGTGGTGCTGATGGTGGCTTATAAAAAAGAGTGAGAGAGTTTCTACGCAGACAGATAGTGACAGGATAAGGGGAgacagttttaaattaaaaaggggaaaagtagATATTTGGAATAAATTTTTTACTGTGAAGGCAGTGAGGCCTTCacacagattgcccagagaagctgggaatggcccatccctggaaatgctcaAGACCAGGTTTGGACAGGGCTtcgagcaacctggtctagtggatgctgtccctgcccatggcagagaggttggaactggatgggttgaaaaatatgatttttcaggtcattttaaatgcaaatgATTCTG
Coding sequences within it:
- the LOC102063975 gene encoding large ribosomal subunit protein mL50 isoform X1; its protein translation is MAAVRALRVAVRQRPGLGPAGLRALWGGRSRKEERAVEAAGVVPEQEERSEPSLNQPPPRRRSFVPPEDLQSCLESHVREVFGPSVPQDWQQAPLQEKRLKHRLLAGLAAELGLAVPNSQLHHMRRAGDVLGFYRSPVSGGSKMDELAAAELPPNLKIVWQQ
- the LOC102063975 gene encoding large ribosomal subunit protein mL50 isoform X2; the protein is MAAVRALRVAVRQRPGLGPAGLRALWGGRRKEERAVEAAGVVPEQEERSEPSLNQPPPRRRSFVPPEDLQSCLESHVREVFGPSVPQDWQQAPLQEKRLKHRLLAGLAAELGLAVPNSQLHHMRRAGDVLGFYRSPVSGGSKMDELAAAELPPNLKIVWQQ